One Phaseolus vulgaris cultivar G19833 chromosome 11, P. vulgaris v2.0, whole genome shotgun sequence genomic window carries:
- the LOC137827677 gene encoding protein S40-4-like: MASRKNYFTSRRHRFLPVASNRDSLALTMDSESAFEFDESEIYNSGQANSFEFSRSLHGRGSAKKKPSSSAAPASASVPVNIPDWSKILGHEYTQRNHNHNHNDDNDDEDHYEGYDEFERSVRVPPHEFLARTRVASFSVHEGVGRTLKGRDLSTLRNAIWAKTGFQD; the protein is encoded by the coding sequence ATGGCAAGCAGAAAGAACTACTTCACTTCACGAAGGCACCGTTTTCTCCCCGTCGCTTCAAACAGAGACTCTCTAGCGCTAACCATGGATTCCGAATCCGCTTTCGAATTCGACGAGTCCGAGATTTACAACTCGGGTCAAGCTAACTCGTTCGAGTTCAGCAGATCGCTTCACGGCCGCGGCTCCGCCAAGAAAAAACCCTCCTCCTCGGCCGCTCCCGCCTCGGCGTCGGTGCCGGTCAACATCCCCGACTGGTCCAAAATCCTCGGCCACGAGTACACTCAGAGAAACCACAACCACAACCACAACGACGACAACGACGACGAAGATCACTACGAGGGTTATGATGAATTTGAAAGGAGCGTGAGAGTGCCACCGCACGAGTTTCTGGCGAGAACACGGGTTGCTTCCTTCTCCGTGCATGAAGGTGTAGGGAGAACCCTCAAGGGGAGGGATCTGAGCACGCTCCGAAACGCCATTTGGGCCAAAACTGGTTTCCaagactga
- the LOC137832680 gene encoding vacuolar fusion protein MON1 homolog, which yields MNDDETESEGEIRASVELASEDAPSSPGSSGYIGEGGSTSATTGSQFEIEHEEIEEDTTIAMDRISISDSHTSWIAGKRHFDEDDGSISWRKRKKHFFVLSHSGKPIYSRYGDEHRLAGFSATLQAIISFVENGGDSVKLVKAGRHQVIFLVKGPIYLVCISSTEEPYESLRGQLELIYGQMLVILTKSINRCFEKNPKFDMTPLLGGTEIVFSSLIHSFSWNPATFLHAYTCLPLAYATRQAAGAILQDVADSGVLFAILMCRHKVISLVGAQKASLHPDDMLLLANFVMSSESFRTSESFSPICLPRYNPSAFLYAYIHYFDADTYLMLLTTNSDAFYHLKDCRIRVENVLLKSCVLSEVQRSLLNGGMHVEDLPPISHSGSSHLGQHMLPSDSPDRFREANSGIGGPAGLWHFIYRSIYLDQYVSSEFPSSINTPQLQKRLYRAYEKLFASMHDKGTGPHKTQFRRDENYVLLCWVTQDFELYAAFDPLADKALAIKTCNHVCQWIKDVENEIFLLGASPFSW from the exons ATGAACGACGACGAAACAGAGTCAGAGGGAGAGATTAGGGCTTCCGTCGAACTCGCTTCGGAAGACGCTCCATCCAGCCCCGGTAGCAGCGGGTACATCGGCGAAGGAGGCAGCACCAGCGCAACCACCGGTTCACAATTCGAAATTGAGCATGAAGAAATAGAAGAGGACACGACGATTGCTATGGACAGAATCTCGATATCGGATTCCCACACGTCGTGGATTGCCGGAAAACGGCACTTCGATGAG GATGATGGTTCCATATCGTGGAGGAAAAGGAAGAAGCATTTCTTCGTTCTCAGTCATTCCGGCAAACCTATATATTCCAG GTATGGAGATGAACACAGACTTGCAGGGTTTTCGGCAACTTTGCAAGCAATCATTTCCTTTGTTGAGAACGG GGGCGATTCTGTCAAATTGGTGAAGGCTGGAAGGCATCAG GTGATTTTTCTTGTGAAAGGACCAATTTACTTAGTCTGCATCAGCTCCACAGAAGAACCTTACGAGTCATTAAGGGGGCAGTTAGAGCTAATATATGGTCAG ATGCTTGTTATACTAACAAAATCGATAAatagatgttttgagaagaaCCCAAAATTTGATATGACACCCTTGCTAGGTGGAACAGAAATTGTCTTCTCTTCTCTAATACACTCTTTCAGCTG GAACCCAGCTACATTTCTTCATGCCTATACTTGTCTCCCTCTTGCATACGCAACAAGGCAAGCTGCAGGAGCTATTTTGCAAGATGTTGCTGATTCAGGTGTTTTGTTTGCAATACTGATGTGCAGGCACAAG GTAATCAGTCTTGTCGGTGCTCAGAAAGCTTCCCTTCATCCAGATGATATGCTGCTTCTGGCCAACTTTGTCATGTCATCTGAATCCTTCAG GACATCAGAATCCTTTTCTCCAATATGCTTGCCAAGATATAACCCTTCAGCATTTTTGTATGCATATATCCATTACTTTGAT GCTGATACGTACTTGATGTTACTAACCACTAATTCTGATGCATTTTATCATCTTAAGGATTGCAG GATTCGTGTTGAAAATGTTCTTCTGAAGTCTTGTGTCCTTAGTGAAGTTCAGAGATCCTTGTTAAACGGGGGAATGCATGTTGAAGATCTGCCACCTATATCTCATTCTGGGTCATCTCATTTGGGCCAGCACATGCTTCCATCAGATTCTCCTGACAGATTTAGGGAAGCTAATTCTGGCATTGGGGGTCCTGCTGGGTTGTGGCATTTCATATATCGCAGTATATATCTGGACCAGTATGTCTCTTCAGAGTTCCCATCATCAATTAAtacgcctcagctgcagaaaaG ACTGTATAGAGCTTACGAGAAACTTTTTGCATCCATGCATGATAAAGGAACTGGGCCTCACAAAACTCAATTTAGAAGAGATGAAAACTACG TTCTTCTCTGTTGGGTGACACAGGATTTTGAGCTCTATGCTGCCTTTGATCCCCTTGCAGACAAG GCCTTGGCAATCAAGACATGCAACCATGTTTGTCAGTGGATA